The proteins below come from a single Pichia kudriavzevii chromosome 2, complete sequence genomic window:
- a CDS encoding uncharacterized protein (PKUD0B11900; similar to Saccharomyces cerevisiae YLR207W (HRD3); ancestral locus Anc_7.339) has protein sequence MVQISNIFLLLAGIVDAQSFGDFPNIGTPDEALTIIKSESRSNQKYKYAIPSLDRLEGSTLFHQYFNSYTIKEEERISSENEWQDWNGHKDGVLIQIENGSSVFFSNDEIFTYGKTDFNVPLGPLPHLENDISDQFVGNHSNLKIYAVEQLQMMASDGSVDALRMLADIYTFGFYDISIDINKAIEYYSLISQLSSDDKSQQHAQFMLGVIYSTGLFGKVEKDVSKALIHYQFAADMGSIQAQMVLAHKYMMGINVAEDLNLAVYYFSMVKDKIETFLSGFFEEVDTKAGKQKELIYPYNLDKFNIRWNDILGGLYGESISQAHDTVRYFETFKDYDQIKRINMAPGEEDETYETGDDEIIDAYSLLYFAAQKNYHGDYLNARDYDKAFRYANLCVQNGILEPGIGEVFSGASKTGGSNYQGWGFEVSFENHAPVDIFIGRCAQYLGHMYLRGEGTEQDFEKAKLYIDFSRKLIPTSGALFKYDLGIIELYGLGKEADVDKSIAIFDNCWQYSSCRYYKAITKLQKSENLDNKKPDIVDQDVFNLLVSSSQQFMPSNRKLLQLYEQGDISANIDVMAGHYNSYVKLFDFLYFDFKIPFYAMINAEVDDITSNNMWTALVGMAVASELGYENAQSSLGTILYPTIGKFSSRKYRSNPEWKSKIYTPKRLEESIFYLEQSALHYNRDSLNFLGDIYYSGLYANGENSQDDPLWNKPWWQYLLPLSGEHSQNGMFLRIMSSAYNSWIVLKLRLLKFFSFVKKVDKTDDINFPIIPRDFSKAVAYYHKASSLGSHLGSYNVGWAYEYGIGVAQDLHLAKRYYDLSLARSNVGYIPIKIAIIRIKVKAFIWNLIDLDGRGIKELGSERNTWAERISMVKNWLKNEEN, from the coding sequence ATGGTGCAGATATCTAAtatatttcttcttctagcAGGTATTGTGGATGCACAATCGTTCGGCGATTTCCCCAATATTGGGACACCTGATGAAGCATTAACAATTATTAAATCCGAAAGTCGTTCCAATCAAAAGTACAAATATGCGATCCCATCACTTGATCGTCTGGAAGGAAGTACTCTATTCCATCAGTACTTTAACTCATACACTATTAAGGAGGAAGAAAGAATCAGCAGTGAAAATGAATGGCAAGACTGGAATGGTCATAAAGATGGGGTTCTGATTCAAATCGAAAATGGATCATCGGTATTTTTTAGTAATGATGAGATCTTTACTTATGGTAAAACAGACTTTAACGTACCACTTGGTCCGTTACCACACCTGGAAAATGATATCTCCGATCAGTTTGTTGGAAATCATAGTAACCTCAAAATATATGCAGTGGAGCAATTACAAATGATGGCATCAGATGGATCTGTGGATGCCTTACGGATGCTAGCTGATATCTATACATTTGGATTTTACGATATCAGCATAGACATTAATAAAGCAATTGAATACTACTCACTTATATCACAGTTATCGTCGGATGATAAATCTCAACAACATGCACAATTTATGCTTGGAGTGATTTATTCAACTGGCCTGTTTGGGAAGGTCGAAAAGGATGTTAGTAAAGCTCTTATACATTATCAATTTGCTGCTGATATGGGAAGTATACAGGCACAAATGGTATTAGCACACAAATATATGATGGGTATAAATGTTGCGGAAGATTTAAACCTGGCTGTCTACTACTTTTCTATGGTTAAAGATAAGATTGAAACGTTCCTTTCAGGTTTTTTCGAGGAAGTAGACACTAAAGCtggtaaacaaaaagaattaATATATCCCTACAATTtagataaattcaacatccGTTGGAATGATATCTTAGGAGGGCTTTATGGAGAATCGATATCACAGGCCCATGATACAGTAAGATACTTCGAAACATTCAAAGACTATGACCAAATCAAAAGGATTAACATGGCTCCgggagaagaagatgaaacGTATGAGACgggtgatgatgaaattatcGATGCGTATTCTCTGCTCTACTTTGCGGCACAAAAAAACTATCATGGTGATTATTTGAATGCCAGAGATTATGATAAAGCTTTTAGATATGCCAATCTATGTGTCCAAAATGGTATTTTAGAGCCAGGGATCGGTGAAGTGTTTAGTGGTGCCTCCAAAACTGGTGGTTCTAACTACCAGGGGTGGGGATTTGAAGtaagttttgaaaatcatGCGCCTGTTGacattttcattggaaGATGTGCACAATATCTGGGACATATGTATTTACGAGGTGAAGGTACAGAGCAAGATTTTGAGAAGGCTAAGCTGTACATTGACTTCTCAAGGAAGTTAATCCCAACATCTGGTGCGCTTTTCAAGTACGACCTCGGCATCATTGAATTATACGGCTTAGGTAAAGAAGCCGATGTAGACAAGTCGATTGCAATTTTTGACAATTGTTGGCAGTATTCGTCATGCAGATACTACAAAGCCATCacaaaattacaaaaatcTGAAAACCTGGATAATAAAAAACCTGATATAGTTGACCAAGATGTTTTCAACTTACTGGTATCTTCATCTCAGCAATTTATGCCGTCAAATAGAAAACTCTTACAATTATATGAACAAGGTGATATTAGTGCCAACATCGATGTAATGGCAGGACATTATAATTCATATGTTAAgctttttgatttcctttATTTCGACTTCAAGATACCATTTTATGCTATGATAAACGCCGAGGTTGACGACATAACATCGAACAATATGTGGACTGCACTTGTTGGAATGGCAGTTGCAAGCGAACTGGGCTACGAAAATGCACAAAGCTCGTTGGGTACTATTTTATATCCTACTATTGGGAAGTTTTCATCGAGAAAATATAGAAGCAATCCTGAATGGAAATCGAAAATTTACACGCCAAAAAGATTAGAGGAATCTATCTTTTATCTTGAACAAAGCGCTTTGCACTATAACCGTGACTCGCTCAATTTTCTGGGTGATATTTACTATAGTGGTTTGTACGCTAATGGAGAAAACAGTCAAGACGATCCATTATGGAATAAACCATGGTGGCAGTATTTGCTTCCTTTATCAGGGGAACACAGCCAAAATGGAATGTTTCTTCGTATTATGAGTTCTGCATACAATTCGTGGATTGTCTTGAAATTGCGGCTGctcaaatttttcagttttgtCAAAAAAGTTGACAAAACTGATGATATTAATTTCCCTATAATACCAAGAGATTTTAGTAAAGCTGTCGCTTATTATCACAAAGCATCATCCTTAGGTTCACATTTAGGAAGCTATAATGTCGGTTGGGCATACGAGTACGGTATTGGAGTTGCACAAGATTTACATCTTGCAAAGCGATACTATGATTTATCGTTGGCGAGATCAAATGTGGGGTACATACCTATCAAGATTGCTATTATACGTATAAAGGTTAAGGCATTTATTTGGAATCTTATAGATCTTGATGGAAGAGGAATTAAAGAGCTTGGATCGGAGCGCAATACATGGGCCGAGAGGATTTCCATGGTTAAAAATTGGctaaaaaatgaagaaaactAG
- a CDS encoding uncharacterized protein (PKUD0B11910), whose amino-acid sequence MKYYLQDASVSCPCIKEDDYRSSHPLSSLNYCRHCDTRRCFACSLHSPVKKSCLKCEREYDLIATHCNRCYVCPLCGSDLNTYPLLYKSGGIKDGVEQFALMNSQTDRNEKLVGKGVLFKCKKMDSIDHSCSFKFVTNIETKPQSLQEIVLKNIKSDTEYKYEKLRDFGDWKLNYERILDRKQRIKWKTEILERFGAFEVAKILQAHNSLETLEKKEIEVIDSLKDITKKVVPVPKKLHQNMNSICPSCLNILDVKMTSRFPLVYVVPMVGYPSKLVREIKEGNIRVPVLMSFINTSGMEMDVTITGEEIPFNTIRIGCNSSKSLKDVPTCMLSHVRKSSGDWKCELDTRDKEVFKLITYHEDGEEKGSGEAKVKNTELEDGHEVVDVGGNWITTKACIDVNVAEDVVSGKIKFNVMITTYLKTGEYNILYECCCLV is encoded by the coding sequence ATGAAATATTACCTACAAGATGCAAGTGTCAGCTGCCCATGCATTAAAGAAGATGACTATAGATCATCGCATCCACTCTCATCGTTAAACTATTGTAGACATTGTGATACAAGAAGATGTTTTGCATGTTCATTACATTCTCCAGTTAAGAAATCTTGCTTGAAATGTGAAAGGGAATATGATCTCATAGCAACACATTGTAATAGGTGTTATGTATGCCCACTCTGTGGTTCTGACTTAAATACGTATCCGTTATTATACAAATCAGGGGGCATAAAGGATGGCGTCGAACAATTTGCGTTGATGAATAGTCAAACAGATCGAAACGAGAAGCTTGTAGGCAAAGGAGTTTTATTCAAGTGTAAGAAAATGGACTCTATTGATCATTCATGTTCTTTTAAATTTGTGACCAATATTGAAACCAAGCCACAAAGTTTACAAGAGattgttttgaagaatataaaaagTGACACTGAGTataaatatgaaaaattaaGAGATTTTGGAGACTGGAAATTGAATTACGAAAGAATACTAGATAGAAAGCAAAGGATAAAATGGAAGACTGAAATCTTGGAAAGATTCGGAGCTTTTGAGGTAGCTAAAATATTGCAAGCTCACAACAGTTTGGAAACacttgaaaagaaggagattGAGGTTATTGATTCCCTGAAAGATATTACGAAAAAAGTTGTTCCAGTGCCCAAAAAGCTACATCAAAATATGAATTCAATCTGTCCATCATGTTTAAACATCTTGGATGTCAAAATGACAAGCCGATTTCCTTTGGTGTATGTTGTGCCCATGGTTGGATATCCTTCCAAGCTGGTCAGGGAAATCAAGGAAGGAAATATTAGAGTGCCAGTTTTGATGAGTTTTATCAACACAAGTGGCATGGAAATGGATGTTACAATCACAGGTGAAGAGATACCGTTCAACACAATTCGAATTGGGTGTAATAGCTCGAAGTCTCTGAAGGATGTCCCGACTTGTATGCTTTCACATGTTCGCAAAAGTTCAGGTGATTGGAAATGTGAGTTAGATACAAGAGACAAggaagttttcaaattgattacATACCATGAggatggagaagaaaaaggcAGTGGAGAAGCAAAGGTAAAGAACACCGAGTTGGAAGATGGTCACGAAGTAGTTGACGTTGGAGGAAATTGGATTACTACAAAGGCATGTATCGATGTTAATGTTGCGGAAGATGTGGTTAGCGGTAAAATAAAGTTTAACGTTATGATTACTacatatttgaaaactggGGAATATAATATTCTATACGaatgttgttgtttggTTTAA
- a CDS encoding uncharacterized protein (PKUD0B11920; similar to Saccharomyces cerevisiae YDL174C (DLD1); ancestral locus Anc_7.364) produces the protein MTHVYKNTQVSSPESWNIVHKKDCNSVILPSTFHYPSSMIMLPFSRAAVHLSRTRHSSLVSLRHALAIPQRVQYSHHRHYSTNTEKTAKTGSEKDPKSQARKDLGKSFLSTTAILFIGALVGTSWASFQLCKNPPEFLFPHTSTFPLKNAMPPLYGDSQKVIDELKPLLREDQITISKSELDTHSDAYFSTDHPSDEERPDAIVYPESTEQVSQILKIAHNHHVPIVPYTGGTSLEGHYIPTRKGICVDLSRLNKVLALHKEDLDIVVQPAVGWEDLDEFLRPQGLLFGPDPGPGACIGGMCGTSCSGTNAARYGTMRENVVSLTVVLADGTIIKTKRRPRKSSSGYNLTNLFVGSEGTLGIVTEATLKLHVAPKFENVAVVNFPTLRDAANAVAKIVQSGLQVNALEMLDTEMMQFVNQSGNVTKKYAESPTLMMKLGGNSKTVVDALTKDVKSICTECNIGRKDFRFAEDEEEKEELWTARKVALWSTLDAGKEKLGQDVQLWTTDVAVPISKLVDSLENTRRLLNEAGFMSSIVSHAGDGNYHAFIVYDKKDYVKAANVVKEMVHHALELDGTATGEHGIGIGKREFLREELGDAPIDLMRKIKFALDPLLLLNPDKVFKIDPEDTRLS, from the coding sequence ATGACCCATGTATATAAGAATACGCAAGTTTCTTCTCCTGAAAGTTGGAATATAGTACACAAGAAAGACTGTAACTCTGTCATCTTACCATCCACATTCCACTACCCGTCTTCAATGATAATGTTGCCGTTTTCACGTGCCGCCGTGCACCTATCGAGAACTAGACATTCCTCTCTAGTCTCACTAAGACATGCACTTGCAATTCCTCAAAGGGTGCAATACTCTCACCACCGTCACTACTCTACCAATACCGAAAAGACTGCAAAAACTGGTTCTGAAAAGGATCCCAAGTCTCAAGCTAGAAAGGATTTAGGAAAGTCCTTCTTGTCTACAACAGCCATACTATTCATTGGTGCCTTGGTGGGAACATCATGGGCCTCATTCCAGCTATGCAAGAATCCGCCTGAGTTTTTATTCCCACATACATCGACATTCCCGCTAAAGAATGCCATGCCGCCACTATATGGGGATTCCCAGAAGGTCATTGACGAGTTGAAACCGCTTCTGCGAGAAGACCAAAtcacaatttcaaagagtGAACTCGATACACATTCCGATGCTTATTTCTCCACAGACCACCCGAGCGATGAGGAAAGACCAGATGCTATTGTCTATCCTGAATCGACCGAACAGGTTTCCCAGATCCTCAAAATAGCCCATAACCATCACGTTCCAATTGTCCCCTACACTGGTGGCACCTCATTGGAGGGACATTATATTCCAACTAGGAAGGGTATCTGTGTTGATTTGTCTAGGTTAAACAAAGTTTTGGCTTTACATAAGgaagatttggatattGTTGTCCAACCAGCAGTTGGTTGGGAAGATCTGGATGAGTTTTTAAGACCTCAAGGTCTTTTATTTGGACCTGATCCAGGACCTGGCGCTTGTATTGGTGGTATGTGTGGTACATCTTGTTCTGGAACTAATGCTGCGAGATATGGTACAATGAGAGAAAATGTGGTCTCATTAACTGTGGTCTTGGCTGATGGTACcatcatcaaaacaaagagaagaCCAAGGAAGTCATCTTCTGGTTATAACTTGACTAACTTGTTTGTCGGTAGTGAAGGTACTTTGGGTATTGTCACAGAAGCAACTTTGAAACTACACGTTGCtccaaaatttgaaaacgTGGCAGTTGTTAATTTCCCTACATTGAGGGATGCCGCCAATGCAGTTGCCAAAATCGTCCAGTCCGGTTTACAAGTCAATGCTTTGGAAATGTTGGATACCGAAATGATGCAATTCGTCAACCAATCTGGTAATGTCACCAAGAAATATGCAGAGTCGCCAACtttaatgatgaaattggGAGGTAATTCCAAGACTGTGGTTGATGCGCTTACTAAGGATGTGAAGAGTATCTGTACCGAGTGTAACATTGGTCGCAAGGATTTCAGATTTGCCgaagatgaggaggaaaagGAGGAATTATGGACTGCCAGAAAAGTTGCACTTTGGTCAACTCTAGATGCAGGTAAGGAAAAATTGGGTCAAGATGTTCAACTGTGGACAACCGACGTGGCAGTTCCAATTTCTAAGCTGGTTGACAGCTTGGAGAACACTAGAAGGTTACTCAATGAAGCCGGATTCATGTCTTCCATAGTTTCGCATGCAGGTGATGGTAATTATCACGCCTTTATTGTGTACGACAAAAAGGATTACGTAAAAGCTGCAAATGTCGTCAAAGAAATGGTCCATCATGCCCTCGAGTTGGATGGGACAGCAACTGGTGAACACGGTATTGGAATAGGTAAGAGAGAATTCTTGAGAGAAGAACTAGGGGATGCCCcaattgatttgatgaggaagatcAAATTTGCCCTTGATCCATTGCTATTATTAAACCCAGACAAagtattcaaaattgaCCCTGAAGACACAAGATTATCTTGA
- a CDS encoding uncharacterized protein (PKUD0B11930; similar to Saccharomyces cerevisiae YLR192C (HCR1); ancestral locus Anc_7.363): MSWDDEDFDIPSTSASAAAVTSWEDGIEDDEPVLDSWDVDSDEEREKEKAKKAELEAKKAEQRAKQAAKKNGTKEKTLMEIDLVDEKTRRDMLKQAELNADLNHAADLFDGLGVNDHPRSRATNNTDNVLKLSAETPLTAHPLFTPTTKPEFEKLRKALGSTLQGIAEKSSLFYANALAIDLARDISEPLTVEQLRKLIATLNTMVTKKVKDERLNRLKKTGGTSLGGAGKKKVKMAQVNTGPASFRKDNLDDFIGGDDDGLSDDDFM, encoded by the exons ATGTCTTGGG ACGAcgaagattttgatattccaTCCACCAGTGCCTCTGCAGCTGCAGTGACATCGTGGGAAGACGGcattgaagatgacgagCCTGTATTGGACTCTTGGGATGTCGATTCTGACGAGGAAAgggagaaggagaaggcCAAGAAGGCCGAACTCGAAGCAAAGAAGGCCGAACAGAGGGCCAAGCAGGCTGCCAAGAAGAACGGTACCAAGGAGAAGACTCTAATGGAAATCGATTTAGTTGATGAGAAAACTAGAAGAGATATGCTAAAACAGGCTGAACTAAATGCTGATCTCAACCATGCTGCTGATCTATTTGACGGATTAGGAGTGAACGACCATCCAAGATCTAGGGCTACAAACAACACCGACAATGTGTTGAAACTCTCTGCAGAAACACCATTGACTGCACATCCTCTCTTCACCCCAACTACCAAACCGgagtttgagaaattgagaaaagCCTTGGGTTCAACCCTACAGGGGATTGCCGAGAAATCATCTCTCTTTTATGCAAACGCCCTAGCCATTGACTTGGCAAGAGACATCAGTGAGCCATTGACTGTCGAACAACTACGGAAACTCATTGCCACTTTGAACACCATGGTCACAAAGAAGGTCAAGGACGAGAGACTGAAcagattgaagaaaacgGGCGGTACCTCCCTAGGCGGTGCAGGTaagaagaaggtgaaaatGGCACAGGTTAATACAGGTCCAGCCTCCTTCAGAAAGGACAACTTGGACGACTTCATTGGCGGTGACGATGACGGTCTATCGGATGACGATTTCATGTAG
- a CDS encoding uncharacterized protein (PKUD0B11940; similar to Saccharomyces cerevisiae YBR173C (UMP1); ancestral locus Anc_8.586) — protein MALHIVPTNTPNTDDQVKNTDYAPAAPCASGVTDTLRSNGPIQVATMINNRHPIESRILNWDKTQYAMQMETRRRVHGLADPIKREMDLHMVQLSEGVSTINGNRIHSDMLLGKDWRVDWEDIYADDVTASPYKLSNDFHSVMENRLGL, from the coding sequence ATGGCACTGCATATAGTTCCTACAAACACGCCCAACACCGACGACCAGGTGAAGAACACCGATTATGCGCCAGCTGCTCCATGTGCATCGGGGGTGACAGACACACTCCGTTCTAATGGCCCGATACAGGTCGCCACCATGATTAACAACAGACATCCAATTGAATCTCGGATTCTCAACTGGGACAAGACCCAGTATGCCATGCAAATGGAGACACGTCGCCGTGTTCATGGGTTGGCCGACCCAATCAAGAGGGAAATGGATTTACATATGGTACAGCTGAGTGAGGGGGTCTCTACAATCAACGGCAACAGGATCCACAGTGACATGCTCTTGGGGAAGGACTGGCGTGTTGATTGGGAAGATATATATGCTGACGATGTTACTGCTTCTCCTTATAAACTTTCTAATGATTTCCACTCTGTAATGGAGAACCGCTTGGGATTATAG